In Maylandia zebra isolate NMK-2024a linkage group LG9, Mzebra_GT3a, whole genome shotgun sequence, the genomic stretch AATCAGTAGGCCCTACCAATTAGACAGTTATTTTTAAGTCATTACTTAATTAACACACTCACAGCGATGTTATAGAAGACATGGACTGTGAATTACAGCGTGCCAATTTCGCGACACTCCCGCCTTTGAGTCAGTACTCGGGGCATAATGTCGCTTTAGTTTTCTAGAGTGCGCGGGTGAAGTACAAACTGTAAACAGCGCCATTGTTGTGCTAACGGAGGATATTGGCTAGAAGAaaacgttatatttggtctttgtaTGGCTAAATAGTTATTTTTTACATGATTTTTTAAGGTGTTCACGTGAGGGCTAACAAACTAGAGAGTAAACGAACACGAAATGATTATTACCTGTTAACTCGGGTCTCGCGGTCGGAAACAGTCGGCTAACCATACTGTTGAAAGAACGACAGCCAGCTAACACAAATGGAGATGGAGTACCCAGTCCTAGTAAGTTCTATTCGTGCTTTTGCACAAACTTATTACAAACATTACCCTAGCCCAGGACATTTTCCCGGTGACAAGTTTTTAAACTTCCGAGTCTGGCTGCAGACTACCgtctttatttacacacaccGATCGCCTTTTGTATCCATTTGAACATGACTTGTCATTTAACTCGTCCTCTAAACTTAATATTAGGACTGCATTCTTTAATCTCTGCAGCACCTGTGTGCATGCAAGGTGGAGTGGATGGAGACAAATGttaggggtgatttgtgacagaaggatagcaaCAACAGTGAAAAAATGTTGATGGTAGTAATACCTGCTATGATGCATGGCTTGGAGAAGGTggcactaaaaacaaaacaaaacaaaaaaaaaacaggaggcaGGCCTAGATGCTAAGATTTTCACTGGAGAGACCAAAATgcacaggattagaaatgagtacatgtgagggacagctcaggttaagtgttttggaaactgagttagagaggcaaggctgggatggtttGGAAATGTGCAGAACCTCAAAAATGGGTTAACTGAAAAGATCAATCCTTTCTCATTTAAACCAGGGTCAAACAAATGTGGGATTGCCAGTTACCAAGCATTTGCTCTGTTTGTTTAAGTTCTCTTTAATATTGtaggatttatttttaccatctggacagagacagagactcTTATGAGATACTTGTTATTGTAATTGGGAAGTCACagtatatataaacaaaactgaagtgaaCTTGACTACATCCATGAATGTTATGATTCTTGTAAAGTTTTAGAGAGTTGATCATTTAGCCTTACATCTGTTGTCTCTTTAGACCCTTTGTATCTATTAGAACAGGGGCTGTGTTTGCTAAGTCAACATAGTTATTCATTTAATCCTGGAGTGGTTTCTAAGCTGGTTTCTCTTCACAGAAGAGACCCAAGAGGAAGCTCTGTTACATTACTGACAATGAAAGGTAAGTTTAAACACGTTTCTAAAATGTagctgttttattttagttaaacgtttgtgtgtgtgtgtgtgtgttttaatatcTATGAGCTTCATAAATTCATTTTCTGGATTTATTCATGCTATTGCAGATTTATTTGTATTTGATATCACAGAACCGAAATTACAACAGTTTGGAATTACCCTTTAATTCTTACCTTTGTTTTTCAGCCCAGCTAAGCACTGGGAAGGTACGTTGACACTGCAAGATATTGATAAGATCTTTGATGACATGGGTGAGTGATATTCATCCGATTGGTGTAATTCTTTGTTATAAATTAGGTATTTCCATTTTATTAACCTCTTCTcgactgttgttttttttgttgttgttgttgttgttgttttttccagaTTCAGCCTCACATGCAAATCTACAGCCCCCCTCTCCTCTGCTCCAGACTTCTGATTCAGAAATACACCAGAATAAGAGTGAGGACTCGGTCCCCCCAGAGCGACAGCTGATAAAAAAACCTCCAGGACACCAATTAGTAATGGTACAGTCAGTTGATACTTCTGCTTATATTGCATGCATGTCCTAAGCTCTAGTGTTAAACATCTGTTGCAGTCCAGCTATTAAAACAAAGACACTTTCTAATGAATTCTTGTTTACTGGCTCAGCCGTGAGTCCTTTTTTGAACAAGACAATATTTTTGGTAATTTGTGTTCATTATTTTAATTCACAATTTTGAATTTCTTCAGGGAGATGATGGAGATGTCTTGCATCCTGCAAGTACTGAACTGGATATCGGTAAGACACTCAAATTTGTGTTCATAATGAAAATATatgccttgtgtgtgtgttttttgttgttgttgtttgtttctttgtttgtttgtgttttttttttttttttaaattaagataagataaggtaagatgacctttattagtcccacaggtgGGAAATAAATGAATTGTTTAGGACTGGGCTTTTTCTTGTTGCAGATTTGGACATCCCCTTTAAAGGACATCACCCAGTAAAGACTTCCAGTCCAGCAGAACAAAGTTTGGCTGCTGAAGAAGAAAAGCAGGACGATGAAAAAGCACAAGTTGTGTCCCCAATTCTTTTTATGTGTGAATATGAAGGAATAGAAGAGGTGAAGAAAGACTCTCTACCCACCCAGAATCCCCAGTGTAATGGACAAGTCACAGAGGAGTACGGAAATTCATACTTAGTTCCTAGCAGGAAATGTTGCCTCTacaatttttcatgtttttatttttttattttccacaaaTCTTTCACTAATCCTGTTCTCTAGGAACGGCGAGTCTGGATTGGAGTCTCCCCCAAGCAAGATTGATTTAACAAAGATATCTGGCCACAAGAAGGAGATTGAATTACAAGGGTAAGGTTGCTTTTCATTTAAATACCTCGTTGGGTGTTTTTTCAGGAGGAAGAGACTTTGATGCTATAAATGTGACCATATGAGACCATTAATTGTACAAgatattttagttttttgcCATCTGCCATTTGCCCTtttctacttaaaaaaaattcccCAATTAAACGAACATACACAGCAATACTGCACAACAGTAATCAAAGATGAACAATATTTATAGGCTACGGGATTATATAGCACATCAAACATACTGTATTGGTGATACGCTTCATTTTGATCAGTGGAGGCAGGAACAACGATTCAAAAAGatagggaagtgtttctggtcGCTCTTGAAAACGTTTTGATTATTTCAGTCACATTTTATGTCTTCTTTGTTTACAGGAGTCAAGAAAGCACACAGCCAGCTGTTCAAACAGTGAGCCGGAAGCCTGAAGTCGCAGCTCCTGTGGCATCCACACGAGCGGGAAAAGATATGACAGCTTTTCTGCAGAAACTGAAACATGCAGCACAGTCAAAACCTTTCAGGTGAGTTGAGATCAGAGGACACCTTTATAACTTGTCTACGTAAACATGTCTGCATGACATACAGTGCTTGGAACgttgcttttaaaatgtattccactacagattacatgccccaaaatgtattttgtaacgtttTCCGTTATGTctctcaatgacagtaacgtattctgaatactttggaatacttaatatattatcatgctttttgcaactacatgaatgtactattgctgtgggATTTGTTACTTTTACTGAAGGTTATTCATCATActaataccaactagatttttaaatcttaatataaataagtaacagtaggtggacattaggtaaggctgcactttttgcagtgatctcGTATTAAAACTGTTTCACGCgtatagaaaacaggtctgcgGCTCCAAaccatagtaaagggacctctggttaatacgtcgggttctgtgtcgggctcgtaactgaaaactagctttactttgttgtctgggtcaactttgctagcgagagacagagagaggcattgaaagcctgctccaacggaacttattgtttcagaggaaaacacgaacacggtgtacagtcgagtcttaatagcttactcacagctgggctcgtcaggcactctttttggctgcagtggttattattatatttacatgcttccagctcccgtttctgctcggtgacacagagcctcttaatgcgtgttttgtttgggtttccactggcgtggaattaccaaaaatagagagggcatagcctaacatatgaaacaggaaaagactgccatgtaatccatttatttcaacaaagtaactgtattctgaataccacctttttaaacagtaactgtaacggaatacagttgctcatattttgtattttaaatatgtaacattgttaaatgtattccattactccccaacactgatcacataATACCACGTGGCCTCAGTCACATTCTTtcctaaaaaaattaattatatgtatttatctttttttttaagttctggGAAGAAACAAGTCAAAGTACCCACTCCTCCCCCTGAACCAGAGGATGATTTTATGATCCTAGAAGATGATACACCTCTGTGGTTTTCCATCCCAAGTAAAAGTGCTGCCAGTAAGAAACAAAGTCACAGCAGAATTCCCAGCACAGACAAAGACAGCTCAGATAAGAGGACAAAGGATAGATCACTGGAGATGCCAGAGCCacagcaggaaaaagaaaagtcaaaaagtAAATTGGAAGATCAGCCTGTTGATCAGAAAATTAAGAAGAAAACgaagaaagagaagaacagTGAGGAGACTGGGCCTAGAAATGAGGAAAATAAGCTTCCTGCTCCTCAAGATGCTCCTGCGGGTGACTTATTGGTTCAAGAAGAGCcagtaaaaaagaagaagcagctcaAGAAAACTTTGTCAAAGGAGAGTGATGAAGCAGAAGATCAGCCTGAAGACACAACGAGTCGCAAAACAGAAAAAGCGAAACCCTCtaagaaaacagaaaggaaagCAAGTAAGTCTgctgaaacaaagaaacaaaagtctTCAAAAGATGGTAAAGAAAATACCAAGACACAGAAGGCTGACTCGTTAAAGGCGAGCAGGAAAGAGCTGCAGGGAGAACCTACTGTTAAGGATGTTGATGAGCAGACCagtgacaagcacagagatacTGAAGACATAGTTTCTACTGTTGGTGAGTCCTTTGTACTTCCTAAAAACTCTTCTATAATTGGTTGTTGAATATTTGTGCTAGCTATTGTCATCTTATGTGATCTTAACCTTTGAAGTTTGATTAAAGTTTTGATCTTTATCATCAAAACATGTTAATTTTTGGAATTGCAACAATTTTTTCCTTCATTCACTTAAAATTACTTTGCTTACTTTATATATGTTTTTCCTTTGATCCCTTTAGACAAAGAAGCTATGAATTGTGAAACAGACGGACAggtgaaacaaaacaaccaGTCAGTTGTTTCTAAAGGGACTTCATCTGAAGACTGTCAGGTTCTCgggaaaaggaaaaggaaatcgACAGGAGAGTGGTGGTTGAGTTGCCCTCAGAGCACAGAGGAAGCGGACAACAGCCAGCAGGCCACGCAAAAGAAGTccaaacagaaacctaaagacTCCAGCGAAGCAGTTCCTTCACCTgcaaaagcaaagaaagacaaagcctcaaagaaaagaaatcagaaaCGGCTTAAAGTGTTGCCCAGTCAGGAGACgagtgagtttaaaaaaaggaaaacaaaacagagcgaaaaaggaaataaacaagGAGAAAAGTTAGACAAGATGAAAGCAATTGATAAAGATTTAGTAACGGCTGAGCCGGAGCTTGCCGACGAGCCGGAGCAGCAGGAGGTCCCGGATCAAGAATTGGACCAGGAGTCTAGCCCTTTGGTCTTTACTCAGAGGGACCACAGCCTTAACTCAGGTAAGGTCAAGGTAAAAGTGCCAGTACTACAGAGGAGTTTCTGTGACTGATGTTTTATATATTGTGCTATTGGACTCTTAGTACTGATGCATGTGTAGATAAAGAGAATTTGGCCTTTTGTGTTGGATCGACTTTTAACAGATGTCTTGACAGGTAGTTTAGCCTTCCAAAGTAAAATAGGTAAATCTTGTTGGCTATGAGTTAATACTGTGATAGTGTTAACAAGTCATTAAAATTTGGCTTAGATCCACCAAGCTCTTCAAGGTCAACTCAATGATTTATTTGTCTAGAATTGGCAAAATAAGGAGACACGATAAACTTGGGATcagaaacttttctttttattgcttaAAACTTAACACAAATGTAACTTACTAAACAGTGAAATGAATGCtacacataaagaaaaaaaaattgtgtccGGTATATTAAAATGAGGTTCACCAGGGCAAATGAAAAAAGGCTGTACTTTGCACTTGCTTTTATTGTACTCAtaaagcacaaacaaaataaaagtgcgATATATAAAACTGTTAACTTAAAAGTAAAACTAAAGTATTCTCTTAAATGTTTGCGCTCTCAGAGTGCTCCTTGTTTGCCTCCTAGTTGGTGTGAAATATTAAGTAGCAAAGAATGGAAAGGAAATGTGCTTTTTGTTACAGGAAATAAGATATTTCAGAAAGTATATCAGCACGATTCTACTGGAAAACTGTCAGCCACACCAAAAGCGCCCGTGTCGCAAAGTCGACCTAAGGAGCGGCTCACGGAAGCAGATTCAGCCAAACGGAGAAGGAGAGCCCCGGGCGATTGGTGGCTTGTCAACAACGTAGCTGAAGATTTGGAGAACGTGTCCTCAAAGCCTCAGCAGCTTCATCCCAAGAGGCCCGAAcctaaaaaagaaaggaagaaacagTCTAAACAGAGCAAATCTCCCAGACTCGGTGTTCCCAAAAATGGCAACACGGCAGTCTCATTAAAACCTCTAGGAGGAGCTCCAGTGCCTCCTTTGACAGCAAAGTCACCGATCACTCCTAAGACTGTCAAACGCTCTCTGGCAACATTTAGAGACATTTTTGCTTCAGTCATAGAGTCTTCGACTGTGGACAGACGTCAGACTAACAGATGTAATGTCAGATCACGTCCGTCTGAGGAAATCTGTGTAGCAGGCAGTAACACTCATGCAGCTGACAACAGCCCAGACAACCAGGAGACCACACGAGACAGCAGGTATCAGCTACATGACATGCAAGGAAAAGCCTGAATTACTCTTAACCTCTGtctttattatattttcagtaTATTTCTGACTGTCGTTCATCTTTTATCGGCAGGTCACAAGTCCACAGGAGTGGACCGTCCTCCATGATTGAGCTGGAAGACTATGAAGACGCTGACAGCATAAGTGggttttaaattacattaaaacattttccaacAGTTTCATCTTTCAAAGAACATTTTACACAATTCTCTGAAAAGAAAGCTTCACTATAACATTTAATAAAGTGTAAAGAAAAGTATAAAGTGTCAAACACTGGCTGCTTCACTCGTAGTAAAAACGAGACGGGATGAGCTGAAGTCATTAAAATGCTTTTACTTTACATGAGAAAGAAATCTAATCAACAAGGATTTAATGTTATTGGCTTGTTTTGAAATCAAAACCCCTTTAAGTATTttgctaatttaaaaaaaggcagtttattgttttttataagTCTCAAGGCCCTGAAATTCTTTCCATTTTGGGTCAGACTTCAAGCTGGTGACATGCCCAGAACCATTAAGCTCTGTGATCATCTGATATTTCATTCATAATCTCTCCTAGCCTCTCAGTGTTTCTGATACTGCAGGCATCTGCAGACAGTCAGATAAACCACTATAAAGTGCAGTGTTTGTGGACGGTCCTTTTCTACAAATATTATAGTATCAGTAATTGAAGCGGGAACTTGGGGCACTGGCACGTTTTAAAACCTGGATGAATAAGTAAATAACTGAGAGCAGAATTGTTTTTCACAATGATTTTCAATGTCAGACCAACTAGGAAAAAAACTGTCAGTCCCACAAACTACCAAACAGATAAAGAGACTCAGAAATGGTTTTGAAAGGATTCAGAATCATTAGAGGAGGAATTTAAAAGTGCTGAAGCTTTTCCTTTGTTGTTAAATAGTAGTATAGCCGGCTGAAGCCTAATCTAGTGTTTGTTGTGGatgaatcagtgtgtgtcacTGTGAGTTCAGTCTTGAATTAATGAAATGAATCCGTCACATTTGACATTTTCGTCTGTCAGGCTGGCAATACGAGCATTCATACTGCAATATTTACAGCCCTAAAATGGTCGTCCTTGTTAACCTCAGTTGGCTTgaatataaatgataaatatcTGAAAGTGTGATCACTGTTTGGGTGCGTGCCcgaatggtttaaaaaaaccttattttttcattataaatatctgcgttttatttttattatgttcCAGTTTTGCCGTCATCCAGGAGCACAGTTCTGCTCTCTGCTTCAGATCTTTGTGCCCCTCCCCTCAAGCCGCTGATCTTACAGCGGAAGGATATGGCCAACCTGGCTGAGTGGTTTAGGAGCCTCTGGTTGGCTACACCAGAAGGTAAGAAAATtctaagaaagaaaagagaaaaaataagaaaaaataatttccaaATGTTGTTTTTGCACTGACTTCACAGATACAGGTGTTTAAATGTCTGTTGTCTTTTACactgttaaataaaataaactgtttggTCATAAATGTggtttgtgctgtttgtaaaGCAGATTGGCTACAGTGTCTGCAGTCCATTcaggttgcacaggtagtccaactccTCCAGGACAGCGTATCACAAGACGGTTTGCTAGGTttcccagcacagtctcaagacTGTGGAGAAGATGCCGTGACAGGGGTCATTAACCGAGGACTCCTGAACAAGCACGTAGAAGGGGATCAACAGAGCAGGAGCAGCATCTGCTCCTTTGTTTTAGGAAGAACATGAGGAGCGCTGCCAGAGGTCTACAAAATGGCCTTGAGTGGGCGATTCATGTGCATGTTTCTGACCAAGCTGTCAGCAGCAGACTGCATGAGCATGCCATGAGGGCCTAACTTCCTTTCGTGGGACTCCTGCTCACAGCTCAACACTGCGCAGCTCAATTGGCATTCGCCAGAGGACGCCAGAACAGGCAGAACCGCCACTGGCCTCTCTTTTCACAGATGAGCACATGAGCACAGGGCCACACTGAGTACATGTGACAGATGTGAAAGAGTCTCAAGACAACCGTTTGTAGCAAATGTTATGCTGCCTTCAAAATCACCCTGCATGACTGGTTTGACCGTGGGTCAGCGATGGTATATGGGGAGATATATCACTGGCAAATGCCAGTTGAGCTGCACGGTGCAGAGCTATGAGCAAAGGTCCCACTAAAGGACCCTCAGCTATGCTCATGGAGTCTTTTTCTGACAGTTTGGTCATTTTGTGGGGACATTTGCAGCCATCCGTCTCCCTGCACAAAGGAGTCAATATCCGTTCTGCTGCAGGGCTGATGACCTTCTATGGCCCTATTCGGCTCTTCTCCTGTAACGGCCCATCTGTTATCTCGTCCACGCTCTTTAGACTCTGCTGGGAGACACGACAAGCCTTCTTGTAACGACACATATGAatgtgccatcctggaggagCTGAACTACAGTACTTGTGCAAACAGAATGggctagagcaggggtgggcaatctcagtccacgagggccggtgtccctgcaggttttagatctcaccttgggtcaacacacctgaatcacatgattagttcgttaccaggcctctggagaacttcaggacatgttgaggagctaatttagccatttaaatcagctgtattGGTTCGagaacacatctaaaacctgcagggacaccagccctcgtggactgagattgcccacccctgggctAGAGGCATCATCTCATGTTAccagcaggaacaaaaacacaagcaaaaaGCCAAACTGAGAACAATCAGTCAGCAGGGATAAGGAGAAAGCAGTGGTCCATGGCAAACACCTGTTAAAACCATGTTGTGGCCGCTCCAGTGCACCTGTTGTCACTTTCACTTGCACCAAAACAGCTGAAAAGGATTCACAGTAGTTTATCCTTCCTAACTGGACAGATCGATCATCACGTCTTTTATTAATTTTCTCTTTATTGTCAGTTAggatcaaaataaaatacttaaAATGCCTGCATCAAAAAACTCAAAGCATTTATGTGTCTAATTTggtttgctttctttttaatgtaGACAAGACATTttcaataaataaagttatGTCATCTAATGATCCTTATGTCTTCTTTGTATTACTGTAGGCGATCCTGGTGTCACTCCAGACCAGTTTGACTGGTACTTCTATCAAGACAGAGCTATGGGCCTCCAAGAGGACGTGAGCACCAACTCCTTCTGTAGTGGAAAGCTGCTGCTGGGATCCCTCATGAAGAAGCCTCTCTGGGTGGACCACAGTGCTACAACAGTGAGTACtactttattctgtttcttgCATATAATTATGCAGTAACTAGGCCTCTTATACAACAGTCCTAAAGTATTTCCattatttatttctgtctttttaaaggtttttaactTACTAACCAGCTCAGTGAGTGTGACCATCGATGGCTGTGAGTCATGCTTCAGTCCTGGAAAATCTTTTGTGGTGGAGTCTGGTaagaatatttacatttactgtAAGATCTCATCATAAAAACGTTTGCAAATACATAATAGATCTTTAACATGGTTTAGTGATAAAGGCACATATTTttgatgctttttttgtttcttacaGTTACTGTTCTCTTCTTACAGGACATGCATACGCCATCAAGAATCTGACTGCGCAGCCTGCGGTTCTGTACTTCACCAGAATGTTAGTTGAAACTGTAAACTGATGCattgtgaaaatgtaaatagaaaattggctgtaatttttttttcctaagaCTTACTTCAGTTTATGATTCtaggaaataaaactgaaagaaaatgttggtaaaaatgtaaaatatttgaaTAAAGTTTGCTTTTAAATACCGTATTTGCCATTTCCAAAGCCTGCGTTAAACTGCGTCTTTATCAGAGCGTGACTATCGAGAAATTCGGATATAATTTTAGTTCAAGATGTTTGGAGGTGGTTTTGTTTCCCCCTCTGAAGAAA encodes the following:
- the LOC101469714 gene encoding uncharacterized protein LOC101469714 isoform X5 — encoded protein: MKAQLSTGKTSDSEIHQNKSEDSVPPERQLIKKPPGHQLVMGDDGDVLHPASTELDIDLDIPFKGHHPVKTSSPAEQSLAAEEEKQDDEKAQVVSPILFMCEYEGIEEVKKDSLPTQNPQCNGQVTEENGESGLESPPSKIDLTKISGHKKEIELQGSQESTQPAVQTVSRKPEVAAPVASTRAGKDMTAFLQKLKHAAQSKPFSSGKKQVKVPTPPPEPEDDFMILEDDTPLWFSIPSKSAASKKQSHSRIPSTDKDSSDKRTKDRSLEMPEPQQEKEKSKSKLEDQPVDQKIKKKTKKEKNSEETGPRNEENKLPAPQDAPAGDLLVQEEPVKKKKQLKKTLSKESDEAEDQPEDTTSRKTEKAKPSKKTERKASKSAETKKQKSSKDGKENTKTQKADSLKASRKELQGEPTVKDVDEQTSDKHRDTEDIVSTVDKEAMNCETDGQVKQNNQSVVSKGTSSEDCQVLGKRKRKSTGEWWLSCPQSTEEADNSQQATQKKSKQKPKDSSEAVPSPAKAKKDKASKKRNQKRLKVLPSQETSEFKKRKTKQSEKGNKQGEKLDKMKAIDKDLVTAEPELADEPEQQEVPDQELDQESSPLVFTQRDHSLNSGNKIFQKVYQHDSTGKLSATPKAPVSQSRPKERLTEADSAKRRRRAPGDWWLVNNVAEDLENVSSKPQQLHPKRPEPKKERKKQSKQSKSPRLGVPKNGNTAVSLKPLGGAPVPPLTAKSPITPKTVKRSLATFRDIFASVIESSTVDRRQTNRCNVRSRPSEEICVAGSNTHAADNSPDNQETTRDSRSQVHRSGPSSMIELEDYEDADSIILPSSRSTVLLSASDLCAPPLKPLILQRKDMANLAEWFRSLWLATPEGDPGVTPDQFDWYFYQDRAMGLQEDVSTNSFCSGKLLLGSLMKKPLWVDHSATTVFNLLTSSVSVTIDGCESCFSPGKSFVVESGHAYAIKNLTAQPAVLYFTRMLVETVN